From Theileria annulata chromosome 1, complete sequence, *** SEQUENCING IN PROGRESS ***, one genomic window encodes:
- a CDS encoding beta subunit of coatomer complex, putative (Contains putative WD40 domains) — MSLHMGFTKKLELRTEKVKSVDIHPSEPWVASAMYNGSLTIYNYNTQALVKKLEISDAPLRCCKFVPRKQWIVAAGDKMCISVYNYNSLEKVHVVEAHKDYVRYLDLHSTMPYVLSCSDDMTTVLWDIDKGWEKLAVFEGHSHYVMMAKWSPKDPNTFATCSLDKTISFWRVMLNSTNATLAPNATNTPNTTAAPVTSSANTFVGNLSSGKSKGSKGKSGNKPHFTLTGHERGVNCIDFCPNSSFPYIISGSDDCTIRVWDYQTKLCLQVLKKHFKPVSCVVYHPRLPIILSTGEDGDFNVWNSNLYKIKRSVNYGYGQLWHVASNTTDTALASDSGVCVLELAGGKPLASMYSSKLVMVKSSDILTCNLTSSLTDLSNHDPSKPLNLSFRNIGSSEFFPQELSHHPNGRFICLCGDSEYIIYTSQGMKSKTFGKASQFVWSFEGDYATYDGFEVSVFSEFTLREKLDLQQTQVQKLHGGKLLGVSTDVDILFYTWPPCMPVKRFSLQVDDIYWHPSSNRLALASQLATYILSYNLEPPNSSRSSKFGGNYAEDLDENEAEELEEEIFQFEKELVERVTSALWVNDTFLFVTSNSHLSMYLAGNTETLVYLDKQLHLVGYLPESQLVYLCDDSVSVYGYQLPFSYLQFHSKLYHYTQVLNSVSKDEHSEFEDEELSIAKNELKQSLENVDEKMRENASRFLQLFGEYELGLLCTDNPDLKFELHLKLGNVNDCLKLLLWESLNLPELSDYTVNNDVINSSDDVDVILGLDDMLKRKWKRLGDYCLKSSQIKVAKLSYKFSNNLQNLLVLHTLTGDLEGVKYVANTALLSRVYNVAFTAFYMLNDIDSCIQILHTVNRHAEATFMARTYRPNLLKNSFTKWSDNLKNKNVQLMEPFVDNNEVDLSDFNSEFPEASQYLKFKDSFFSAFAKQNEQKNDTVDL; from the exons ATGTCGCTTCATATGGGATTTACGAAAAAGCTAGAACTTCGAACCGAGAAGGTTAAATCGGTGGATATTCACCCTTCAGAACCATGGGTGGCCTCAGCAATGTATAATGGCTCACTCACGATTTACAATTACAACACTCAGGCCTTGGTGAAGAAGTTAGAAATCTCAGATGCGCCTCTGAGGTGCTGTAAATTCGTTCCCAGGAAACAGTGGATCGTTGCGGCAGGAGATAAGATGTGTATCTCGGTATATAACTACAATTCACTCGAGAAGGTCCACGTGGTTGAAGCCCACAAGGACTATGTCCGATATTTGGATCTACATTCGACAATGCCATACGTTCTTAGCTGCTCAGACGATATGACTACAGTTTTATGGGACATTGACAAGGGGTGGGAGAAACTTGCCGTTTTTGAAGGCCACTCACACTACGTAATGATGGCAAAATGGAGCCCAAAGGACCCGAACACCTTTGCAACATGTTCCCTCGATAAGACTATTTCGTTTTGGAGAGTTATGCTTAACTCTACAAACGCCACTCTGGCCCCTAACGCCACAAACACCCCTAACACCACTGCCGCACCAGTTACCAGTAGCGCAAACACCTTTGTGGGTAATTTGAGCTCTGGAAAGTCGAAGGGCTCAAAAGGAAAGAGTGGGAATAAACCACACTTTACCCTTACAGGCCACGAACGAGGAGTCAATTGCATTGACTTTTGCCCAAATTCGTCGTTCCCGTACATCATTTCCGGATCCGACGACTGTACTATAAGGGTTTGGGACTACCAAACCAAGCTTTGTCTACAGGTGTTAAAAAAACACTTTAAGCCTGTTTCCTGTGTAGTATACCACCCCAGACTTCCGATCATCCTATCAACAGGCGAGGACGGAGATTTTAACGTCTGGAACTCGAACCTTTACAAGATTAAAAGGTCAGTAAACTATGGTTACGGACAACTTTGGCACGTAGCGAGTAACACCACGGATACTGCACTCGCTAGTGATTCTGGAGTTTGCGTTCTTGAACTCGCAGGCGGAAAACCACTGGCATCAATGTACTCTAGCAAACTCGTGATGGTCAAATCATCTGACATTCTCACATGTAACCTCACCTCTTCGCTCACTGATCTCTCAAATCATGACCCATCAAAACccttaaatttatcattcAGAAATATCGGTTCATCAG AGTTTTTTCCACAGGAACTTTCGCATCACCCCAACGGTCgttttatttgtttatgCGGTGATTctgaatatataatctaCACATCCCAA GGTATGAAGAGTAAAACATTCGGAAAAGCATCACAATTTGTTTGGTCATTTGAAGGTGACTACGCAACGTACGATGGGTTCGAAGTTAGTGTGTTCTCGGAATTTACACTCAGAGAGAAGCTCGACCTGCAGCAGACACAAGTCCAGAAGTTACACGGAGGAAAGTTACTTGGAGTGTCAACAGATGTAGATATCCTATTCTACACGTGGCCGCCATGCATGCCAGTGAAGAGGTTTTCACTGCAAGTGGACGATATTTACTGGCACCCGTCATCGAATAGGCTGGCACTTGCATCGCAACTGGCAACATACATATTATCATATAACCTCGAACCACCGAACAGTAGCAGATCGAGTAAGTTTGGAGGAAACTACGCAGAGGATCTAGACGAAAATGAAGCTGAAGAATTGGAAGAGGAGATCTTCCAGTTTGAGAAGGAGTTGGTGGAGAGAGTAACAAGTGCATTGTGGGTTAATGACACCTTCTTGTTTGTGACGTCGAACTCACACCTGTCGATGTATCTGGCTGGGAATACGGAGACGCTTGTGTACCTGGATAAACAGCTTCACTTGGTAGGATACTTGCCTGAAAGCCAGCTGGTATATTTATGCGATGATTCAGTATCAGTATACGGGTATCAACTACCCTTTTCCTACCTCCAGTTCCACTCCAAGCTTTATCACTACACCCAGGTGTTAAATTCGGTTTCAAAGGACGAACACTCTGAGTTCGAGGACGAGGAACTCTCAATCGCAAAAAATGAACTCAAACAGTCCTTGGAAAACGTCGACGAGAAAATGAGAGAGAATGCAAGCAGGTTCCTTCAACTCTTTGGGGAATATGAACTCGGCCTTTTATGCACTGATAACCCCGACCTCAAATTTGAACTACACCTCAAACTCGGAAATGTCAACGACTGCCTTAAACTTCTTTTATGGGAATCACTCAATCTCCCCGAATTGTCTGATTATACTGTTAACAACGATGTTATAAACTCAAGTGATGACGTCGATGTGATACTGGGATTGGATGATATGTTGAAAAGGAAGTGGAAGAGACTTGGAGACTATTGTCTTAAAAGTTCCCAGATCAAGGTGGCCAAATTATCGTACAAATTCTCCAATAACTTGCAAAACCTGCTCGTTCTACATACCCTCACAG GTGATCTTGAGGGAGTGAAATACGTGGCAAATACTGCACTATTGTCAAGGGTGTACAATGTAGCTTTCACAGCCTTTTACATGCTGAATGACATCGATTCCTGTATTCAA aTATTGCATACGGTAAACCGACATGCTGAAGCTACGTTTATGGCAAGGACATACAGGCCAAATTTGCTAAAAAACTCATTCACTAAATGGAGcgataatttaaaaaataag aATGTTCAATTGATGGAACCTTTTGTGGACAATAACGAGGTGGATTTGAGTGATTTTAATTCCGAGTTCCCAGAAGCCTCGCAGTATTTAAAATTCAAGGACTCCTTTTTCTCAGCCTTTGCTAAGCAAAACGAACAAAAAAATGACACTGTtgatttgtaa
- a CDS encoding uncharacterized protein (Signal peptide predicted for TA20930 by SignalP 2.0 HMM (Signal peptide probability 0.866, signal anchor probability 0.133) with cleavage site probability 0.736 between residues 33 and 34) has protein sequence MSAKRLNLKPTFNRKLFLLVYLLCFISLNSVNGLKQNRGPLEEVNQSVSSSENDSNLNEMDDEFTGSTYLEPANDNKSFLEKSEDYEDEDYDYDEEEDIDLDSFSDASLLEMKNISDEEGGKNEGKGGRTWNKINPKLMNGTVLKNYLNKISAADTAKKAKLKTKKAISGVKSKFSDLHKGYKNMKGKRLLNRTNGEESNKPSRFSRITSGLRRR, from the coding sequence ATGTCAGCCaaaagattaaatttaaaaccaACTTTTAATAGGAAGTTATTTCTCCTAGTCTACTTGTTGTGTTTTATATCTTTGAACAGTGTTAATGGGCTCAAACAAAACAGAGGGCCTCTGGAGGAGGTTAATCAGAGCGTGAGTTCAAGTGAAAATGATAGTAACTTGAATGAAATGGACGACGAATTCACTGGTAGCACTTACCTTGAACCTGCTAATGACAATAAATCATTCTTGGAGAAAAGCGAAGACTACGAAGACGAAGATTATGATTATGATGAGGAAGAGGATATTGATTTGGACAGTTTTTCAGACGCGAGTTTGTTGGAAATGAAAAACATTTCAGATGAAGAAGGTGGAAAAAATGAGGGTAAGGGAGGTCGAACatggaataaaattaaccCAAAGCTGATGAATGGCACCgttttgaaaaattacctAAACAAGATTAGCGCGGCTGACACTGCAAAGAAGGCCAAATTAAAAACGAAGAAGGCAATTTCAGGTGTAAAATCAAAGTTTAGCGACTTACATAAGGGTTATAAGAATATGAAGGGGAAAAGATTATTAAACAGGACAAACGGAGAGGAATCAAACAAACCATCGAGATTTAGTAGAATCACTTCGGGTCTGAGAAGAAGGTGA
- a CDS encoding at4g32520/f8b4_220 (Later start possible using a downstream methionine codon in the exon I;~1 probable transmembrane helix predicted for TA20940 by TMHMM2.0 at aa 9-27): MIKICKKSSIFIFFIVFVFNLVFTFRIRRKDNTLTLNTYSSPNAVMSLLNHTEYKREFPLEDDIPLKEFDPEVYELLEKERDRQRYSINLIASENYASRACMEALGSIFTNKYSEGLPGKRYYGGCKFVDDIETLCIKRCLEVFGLSEEEWGVNVQPLSGSPANLAVYCALLQPHDKLMGLSLESGGHLTHGYYNAKKKVSASSIFFSALSYFLDPNTGLIDYDGLEKSAKAYCPKLIIAGASTYSRYIDFKRFREIADSVGAYLMADIAHISGLVAGRVHPLPFEYCHVVTSTTHKSLKGPRSGVIFFNKKLLPEFGECINQSVFPTLQGGPHNNNIAALAVQLKQLSKPEWRMYAQRIVDNARALASELEKRDLPVVTGGTDNHTVIVNLRPFGVTGSKAELVCDLANISISKSTIPGDKSALNPSGIRLGTPSLTSRGALPQDMIFVADVIRKVVDICVKVQEEKGKKLVDFKVGLDVNEDILKLKSDVLEWISNFPYVD, from the exons ATGATAAAAATCTGTAAAAAATCttcaatttttatattcttcattgtttttgtatttaatttagtttttaCCTTTAGAATCCGAAGAAAGGATAATACCTTGACCCTAAACACATACTCTTCGCCAAACGCAGTCATGTCATTGCTTAACCATACCGAATATAAGAGGGAATTTCCCTTAGAAGATGATATTCCCCTTAAAGAGTTTGATCCAGAAGTATACGAATTACTGGAAAAAGAAAGAGATAGACAAAGATATTCAATCAATCTAATCGCTTCCgag AATTATGCCAGTAGAGCATGTATGGAAGCATTGGGATCCATTTTCACTAACAAGTACAGTGAGGGTTTGCCAGGGAAGAGGTACTACGGGGGGTGTAAATTCGTTGATGACATTGAAACCTTATGTATTAAAAGATGTTTGGAGGTTTTCGGACTATCAGAAGAGGAATGGGGTGTAAATGTGCAGCCGCTCTCAGGATCTCCCGCAAATCTTGCAGTTTACTGCGCACTACTTCAACCTCACGATAAACTCATGGGACTATCGCTGGAGTCCGGCGGTCACCTCACTCACGGATACTATAACGCCAAGAAAAAAGTCTCCGCATCCTCCATATTTTTCAGCGCTCTTTCATACTTTCTCGACCCCAACACTGGACTTATCGACTACGACGGTCTTGAAAAATCCGCTAAAGCTTACTGTCCCAAACTCATTATCGCAGGAGCTTCCACCTACTCTAG atACATTGACTTTAAGAGGTTTCGGGAAATCGCCGATAGCGTTGGAGCCTATTTAATGGCTGACATTGCGCACATTTCAGGCTTGGTTGCTGGAAGGGTCCACCCTCTGCCCTTCGAGTATTGTCACGTAGTTACCTCCACAACTCATAAGTCACTCAAGGGCCCAAGATCAGGAGtaattttcttcaataAGAAGTTATTGCCTGAATTTGGCGAATGCATTAACCAGTCAGTTTTCCCGACTCTACAAGGTGGACCTcacaataataatattgcCGCCCTTGCAGTACAACTTAAACAG TTATCGAAACCAGAATGGAGAATGTATGCACAAAGAATAGTTGATAATGCGAGAGCATTGGCGTCAGAATTGGAGAAAAGAGATTTGCCAGTTGTTACAGGAGGGACTGATAACCATACTGTAATTGTTAACTTAAGACCATTTGGAGTAACCGGAAGTAAGGCTGAACTGGTGTGTGACCTTGCTAACATATCAATCAGCAAGAGCACAATTCCAGGCGATAAATCAGCCCTAAACCCATCCGGAATCAGACTTGGAACTCCATCACTAACATCAAGAGGAGCTTTACCTCAGGATATGATCTTTGTGGCTGATGTTATCAGAAAAGTTGTTGACATCTGCGTGAAAGTTCAAG agGAGAAAGGGAAGAAATTAGTCGACTTTAAGGTGGGATTGGATGTAAATGAGGATATTTTGAAGCTGAAAAGTGATGTTCTAGAATGGATTAGCAATTTTCCATATGTCGATTAA